The following nucleotide sequence is from Roseivirga sp. BDSF3-8.
CCTCATTTTCTATTCAATAGCATGAATGCGCTGACTAACCTGATCTACGAAGACCAGGAAGCCAGTGTACGCTTTGTGCGTCAGCTCTCACAGGTATACCGGTATGTGCTGGATACCCGCGATCAGGAAGTGGTGTCGCTTCAGGAGGAGCTTGGTTTTTTGGATGCCTATATCTTTTTACAAAAAATCCGGGTGGAGAAGGCGTTGGAGATCAAGCTTGAACCGGCGCTATGGCAAGTAAATGGTGTGGTACCTCCAATGAGCCTGCAGCTTCTGGTAGAAAATGCGATAAAGCATAACATTGCCTCTCAGCAGCAGCCTCTGCATATTTGTGTGAAGCTGGAAAACGAGTACATAGCCGTCACAAACCAGTTCAGGCCTAAGACCCCGGAGGATAACAGCAGCGGGCTGGGCCTGGAGACGTTGCGTAAGCGCTATGAAAACCTCACAAAAAAACCGGTGATAATAGACCAAACCAAAGAACACTACACTGTAAAAGTCCCTGTACTGACCCTGGAATGATCAATGTACTGATAATAGAAGACGAACAACCGGCTGTAAGGCACCTGCAGAAGTTACTGGAAAGGCATGCCCCTGATGCGGAGGTGTGTGGGGCCCTGGATACGGTAGAGGGGGCAATAAAATGGTTCAAGGAAAATGATAGCCCTGACCTGATCCTGTCTGACATCCGGCTGGCAGATGGCCTCAGTTTCGATATATTTAAAGAAGTACAGGTAAAGGCACCCATCATATTCACTACCGCCTATGATCGCTTTGCCATACAGGCTTTTAAGCTTAATAGTGTAGATTATCTGCTGAAGCCCATAGACGGACAGGAGCTGGAAGCTGCTCTGGATAAGTACCGCGGAATGAAGCCGGCAAAAAGCCCTGCCATACCGGACCTGGAGCAACTGGCCAGTAGCCTGCAGCAACTCACCAGGGGCTATAAAGGCCGATTTGTGGTGCGGATAGGCGAACGACTAAAGGCGATAGAGACGACCGATATCCTGTACTTTTACAGTAAGGACAAGATCACCTTTATGAAAACTGCGGACGGTAAGAGGCACGTAACTGACTACACACTGGAGCAACTG
It contains:
- a CDS encoding LytR/AlgR family response regulator transcription factor; amino-acid sequence: MINVLIIEDEQPAVRHLQKLLERHAPDAEVCGALDTVEGAIKWFKENDSPDLILSDIRLADGLSFDIFKEVQVKAPIIFTTAYDRFAIQAFKLNSVDYLLKPIDGQELEAALDKYRGMKPAKSPAIPDLEQLASSLQQLTRGYKGRFVVRIGERLKAIETTDILYFYSKDKITFMKTADGKRHVTDYTLEQLEQQLDPAEFFRISRQYIIRFEAIEDMVYYSSTKLKLTLNHQEEKDVFVSRQRLHDFKEWLDK
- a CDS encoding sensor histidine kinase, with product MHWKKATRTVLIILVVNLVVFLFICPPCMTTAEGLAKIWDDVLYSLLLSIGLWLGNGYISDYLDKRISWIETPLKRLLIGLVAMFGYSTFITLVISFVFLSLRHPEFTATAGWEFFVKVLNVPLIITLGITAFLTSRGFLLSWKQSAIDAEQARAEAIKFRYDALKSQLNPHFLFNSMNALTNLIYEDQEASVRFVRQLSQVYRYVLDTRDQEVVSLQEELGFLDAYIFLQKIRVEKALEIKLEPALWQVNGVVPPMSLQLLVENAIKHNIASQQQPLHICVKLENEYIAVTNQFRPKTPEDNSSGLGLETLRKRYENLTKKPVIIDQTKEHYTVKVPVLTLE